One stretch of Arachis duranensis cultivar V14167 chromosome 1, aradu.V14167.gnm2.J7QH, whole genome shotgun sequence DNA includes these proteins:
- the LOC107462743 gene encoding uncharacterized protein LOC107462743 produces the protein MDHRSAKDEDAEIDLECGVAISDDFQKSDDNKHRVSCNDSNLSGTSMDFLEVTNKSSVHCAAKTPTSKEKHKKSCNKKSPKPPRPPRAPSLDAADQKLIREISELAMLKRARIERMKALKKMKAAKTSSASGSSMFAMIFTVIFCIVIVLQGMSPGKTSVASFQGSPEPAGEAEAALIDVQLQHHLNPSSSDVTAPSFESHSHNFVQRITGSDLPIKLSRDAH, from the exons ATGGATCATAGAAGTGCAAAAGATGAGGATGCTGAAATTGATCTTGAATGTGGGGTGGCAATAAGTGATGATTTTCAGAAAAGTGATGATAATAAGCATAGGGTATCCTGCAATGACTCGAATTTAAGTGGAACTTCCATGGATTTTTTGGAAGTTACAAACAAGTCTTCAGTACATTGTGCAGCCAAAACTCCTACCTCAAAGGAGAAGCATAAGAAGTCCTGTAACAAAAAGTCTCCGAAGCCTCCAAGGCCTCCGCGAGCTCCATCGTTGGATGCGGCTGACCAAAAGCTAATCAGGGAGATATCTGAACTCGCCATGTTGAAGCGTGCAAGGATAGAACGCATGAAAGccttgaagaagatgaaagctGCGAAGACATCTTCGGCTTCCGGAAGCAGCATGTTTGCCATGATTTTTACTGTTATCTTCTGCATTGTGATAGTACTCCAAG GCATGTCACCTGGAAAAACTTCGGTGGCGAGTTTCCAGGGATCTCCTGAACCTGCAGGAGAAGCAGAAGCTGCTCTGATTGACGTTCAACTTCAACACCACCTCAATCCATCTTCAAGTGATGTAACTGCCCCCAGTTTTGAGTCTCACTCTCACAA CTTTGTTCAGCGGATTACCGGTTCGGATTTGCCTATAAAACTGAGCAGAGATGCACATTAA